A region of the Campylobacter subantarcticus LMG 24377 genome:
GTCCGCTTGAGGGAATTCTAGCTAGAGCTGTATTTGTGGTAAAAGATGGTGTGGTTGTATATAAAGAACTTGTAAATGAAGTTACTGAATTACCAAATATGCAAGCTTTAGAAAACTTTTTTAACCAAAGTTGTGGATGCGGCGGTTGTGGTTGCCACTAAAATTTAAAAGCCTGTAAAAAGGCTTTTAAAACTACCTATAAAATCATTTATTTTTTATATGCAAGTTTTTATTTTTTTAATTTTAGGTTCAATGACAAATCGACAATAAGCCTGATCAGGATTGTTTTTAAATATTTTTGATGATAATCTTCACCTTTGTAATATTTTTTTGCTTTCAAAACCTGTGTCACTAAGGTTTTTTTATAGTTTTGTTGTGCTTTTTGCAAAAAGTCACTAATGATTTTTAACTGTGTTTCATCTTGGTAAAAGATGACTAAACGATACTGAATTCCCTCATCCGCTCCTTGTTTATCAATACTTGTAGGATCATGCATTTTTAGAAAAGCTTCTAAAATTTTTTCTAGTGTAATTTCTTTTTGATCATATACTATTTTAGTGATTTCTATATTTCCATCGCCATTTACTACACTTTCATAGCTTGGGTTTAGCTTGCCACCCATATAACCTACTTCTGTATACACTACACCCTTAATCTCATCAAATACAGCTTGCGTACACCAAAAACAACCCGCACCTAAAATGATTTCACTGTACAAATACCACCTTTATTTCCCATCTTCTTTTAATACAAGTTGCATAAGATAAAGCTCCTCTCCATCGATAATTTTTAAATTCTTATCTTCGCATTTTGGACACCAAAAGATATTATTTTCAAGCACCCCGCTAAAATGGCATTTTTGACACTCCACTACCACCTCTTGAAGATGCATGATAAATTTGGCATTTTTACACAAGGGGCTATTTTCCTTAAATGTCTTAAAGCTTCTTTGTAAA
Encoded here:
- a CDS encoding hydrogenase maturation nickel metallochaperone HypA, whose translation is MHELSITESLLELCEEYAQGKIVEEVHVKIGRLSGVEAALLQRSFKTFKENSPLCKNAKFIMHLQEVVVECQKCHFSGVLENNIFWCPKCEDKNLKIIDGEELYLMQLVLKEDGK